One segment of Anopheles stephensi strain Indian chromosome 3, UCI_ANSTEP_V1.0, whole genome shotgun sequence DNA contains the following:
- the LOC118510317 gene encoding uncharacterized protein LOC118510317 isoform X3, with the protein MTNSWEAARASLGSLSGSSSSANSSKTLNPKPKQKHHKYVPSSGPPALSSVVVPADLPLAATEPYDYFDTTVNANAIAERTNSLRRLRRAGYANRSFMYHGEYPIVDDGYGDDTGGGGGGGRLPYFVEPTYRSLEYDRRQRRRHSVHQLANFNPSSKLDDLRQRFDEYSSSAAVPRGAYYGYYTLDRHKKLPRQMAPSPLPPVAYGKAFSFGQSARYSGSRSLDRVLVEEEREQRKGPKRGSRSSQGSTDSNNSTHSASSGSLLLTVANLENFAKIHRKSTAGGSRGGGHHSKLDSDAGSRTLERYLSSTLDLVPHHPGTLGRRSRYNSNILLPHQAIDDGQHEHDDPNVHPADHAAIDYRKDAHHIVSSAIVPIDEISIDEGEGNDSERQLQLAGPNAAGASLVSPFRSLKGKDPDSVSVASSTHFTMVNGIGGPQRVIKTGICSSGHQITILIVTMSIIFMIGICSAVFLLEMRARDMPK; encoded by the exons ATGACAAACAGTTGGGAGGCAGCTCGGGCTTCGCTAGGCTCCCTCTCTGGTAGCAGTAGTTCAGCAAATTCCAGCAAAACGCTCAACCCGAAACCGAAGCAAAAGCATCACAAGTATGTCCCATCGTCCGGACCACCTGCCCTGTCCAGTGTGGTGGTCCCAGCCGACCTACCACTAGCTGCCACCGAACCCTATGATTACTTCGATACCACCGTCAATGCCAATGCCATCGCGGAACGGACCAACAGTTTGCGGCGATTGCGAAGGGCCGGTTACGCCAACCGTAGCTTCATGTATCACGGCGAGTACCCGATCGTAGACGATGGGTACGGGGATGATacgggtggcggtggcggtggcggtcgGTTGCCATACTTTGTCGAACCGACCTACCGTTCGCTAGAGTACGACCGAAGGCAGCGCCGCCGACACAGTGTGCATCAGCTGGCTAACTTCAACCCTTCCTCGAAGCTGGACGATCTGAGGCAGCGGTTCGACGAGTACAGCTCGTCGGCCGCCGTGCCTAGGGGTGCATACTACGGCTACTACACGCTCGACCGCCACAAGAAGCTGCCGAGACAGATGGCACCGAGCCCGCTGCCACCGGTCGCGTACGGTAAGGCGTTCTCCTTCGGACAGAGCGCACGGTACAGCGGGagccgctcgctcgatcgtGTACTGGTGGAGGAAGAGCGCGAACAGCGCAAGGGACCGAAGCGAGGGTCCCGCTCGTCGCAGGGTTCCACCGATAGTAACAATAGTACACAT AGTGCATCATCCGGGTCGCTACTGCTGACGGTAGCAAACCTTGAGAACTTTGCCAAAATACATCGTAAGTCGACTGCCGGTGGAAGTAGAGGTGGTGGCCACCACTCCAAACTAGACAGCGATGCCGGCAGCCGAACACTTGAGCGATACCTCTCCTCGACGCTCGATCTGGTCCCGCACCATCCCGGTACGCTTGGGCGACGATCGCgctacaacagcaacatcctGCTACCGCATCAAGCGATCGACGACGGGCAGCACGAGCACGACGATCCAAACGTGCATCCGGCCGATCATGCCGCGATCGACTATCGCAAGGATGCGCATCACATTGTCAGCAGTGCGATCGTGCCGATCGATGAAATTTCCATCGACGAAGGTGAAGGCAATGATAGCGAGCGGCAGCTACAACTAGCCGGACCGAACGCTGCAGGTGCCAGTCTTGTTTCGCCATTCCGCTCACTGAAGGGCAAAGATCCGGATTCGGTGTCCGTTGCCAGCTCGACGCATTTTACCATGGTGAACGGGATCGGTGGACCGCAGCGTGTTATCAAGACGGGCATCTGTTCCAGTGGCCACCAGATCACGATACTGATCGTTACGATGAGCATCATCTTCATGATCGGGATCTGTTCGGCTGTTTTCCTGCTCGAAA TGCGTGCCAGGGATATGCCAAAGTAA
- the LOC118510326 gene encoding basic helix-loop-helix neural transcription factor TAP: MSSYCGFDDRSFEDFDDYTSEDSGFEKSYESCAGDLTFAGCLQQPGARKLSFEHVALAPQVVPGPTVGLPNQMDLMLPENDHSPPAKKRGRQSLKDKVAEGKRDAAGNFCPSLGVQTSTPVKPTPDGVGADQKPKRKYAMGKSRITRNRSPTQVMRIKRVRRLKANDRERNRMHTLNEALERLRLTLPTFPEDTKLTKIETLRFAYNYIFSLVQLLELDGSIQLDLEKLQSLTLSGERINKELFDAMFINPPPPGHHWGMGGAFTASDFYSSIQQYGAVVNGANNQTDAGQFPQTARDAPTGQFSKQNYNLFRGAFDAAYNARSPPVNQSTYPAEYPQHQPTASPMSQPRPHHLPQHIRQASSMGVGAPNVQPYARDSYYPQMTQNGVTPNCPDMPISQHQRHSPQAASTQTMHYNSSFYNQTPPWREGNGDPGYTGLDSGIFDDFGGATVA; this comes from the coding sequence ATGTCCTCGTACTGTGGGTTCGACGATCGTTCGTTTGAAGACTTCGACGACTACACGTCGGAGGACAGTGGGTTCGAGAAGAGCTATGAATCGTGCGCTGGTGACCTAACGTTTGCCGGCTGTCTGCAGCAACCCGGCGCGCGGAAGTTAAGCTTCGAGCATGTCGCACTCGCGCCACAGGTAGTCCCTGGGCCAACGGTTGGCCTGCCTAACCAGATGGACCTGATGCTGCCCGAAAACGATCACTCACCTCCAGCGAAGAAGCGTGGCCGACAGTCGCTCAAGGATAAAGTCGCCGAGGGCAAGAGAGACGCCGCCGGTAACTTCTGTCCGAGTCTCGGTGTTCAAACATCGACCCCAGTGAAGCCAACGCCTGATGGAGTCGGGGCGGATCAAAAACCCAAGCGCAAATACGCGATGGGAAAGAGTCGCATCACGCGTAATCGAAGTCCTACGCAGGTGATGCGCATCAAGCGTGTACGGAGGCTGAAGGCGAACGATCGGGAAAGGAACCGGATGCACACGCTTAATGAGGCCCTCGAGCGGCTACGCTTGACATTGCCGACCTTTCCGGAAGACACCAAGCTGACCAAGATCGAGACGCTGCGATTTGCGTACAATTACATCTTTTCGTTGGTGCAGCTACTCGAGCTGGATGGCTCGATACAGCTGGATCTGGAGAAGCTGCAGAGTCTCACGTTAAGCGGGGAGCGTATCAATAAGGAGCTGTTCGACGCGATGTTCATCAATCCACCACCGCCCGGCCATCATTGGGGCATGGGTGGAGCGTTCACAGCAAGTGACTTCTACAGCAGTATCCAGCAGTACGGAGCAGTTGTTAATGGGGCGAACAACCAGACAGATGCAGGACAGTTTCCTCAAACAGCGAGAGATGCTCCGACGGGTCAGTTTTCCAAGCAAAACTATAACCTCTTTCGTGGTGCCTTTGATGCGGCCTATAATGCACGGTCGCCACCAGTGAACCAGTCCACCTATCCAGCGGAATATCCTCAGCATCAGCCCACTGCATCACCGATGTCCCAACCGAGACCTCATCATCTGCCACAGCACATTCGACAAGCGTCCTCGATGGGGGTAGGTGCTCCAAACGTTCAGCCTTACGCTCGCGATAGCTACTACCCTCAGATGACACAGAATGGAGTGACCCCGAACTGTCCGGATATGCCCATCAGCCAACACCAACGGCACTCACCGCAAGCCGCTTCTACTCAGACGATGCACTACAACAGCAGCTTTTACAACCAAACTCCACCGTGGCGTGAGGGCAACGGAGACCCCGGATACACCGGGCTGGATTCGGGAATATTCGACGACTTTGGTGGGGCTACGGTGGCATGA
- the LOC118510323 gene encoding nuclear migration protein nudC, with the protein MSENEGKFDSVLFAMAEQHSGGVPEMLATFAGFLNRKTDFFVGGDEGEWEKLVLQIFRQEAAKAQEVARKKREEREAQERRRQEVLRKKKEEEEQSKSATITELTDEEAEQLQKELDAKKQSESEPPAKKATTADESKANKDTKADSDTEDVEPGDEGKLKPNRGNGCDLEKYNWTQTLQEIELRVPFDVKYTLKAKDVVVNMQRKTLKVGLKGHPPVIDGELCSEIKIEDSLWHLDKNTVVLTFEKINQMNWWDRLVSTDPPINTRKINPESSKLSDLDGSTRSMVEKMMYDQRQKEMGLPTSDEQKKQDMLKKFMEQHPEMDFSKCKFT; encoded by the exons ATGTcggaaaacgaaggaaaattcGATTCCGTACTGTTTGCGATGGCAGAACAACATTCGGGTGGTGTACCGGAG ATGTTAGCCACATTTGCTGGATTCTTGAACCGAAAGACTGACTTCTTTGTTGGTGGCGATGAAGGCGAATGGGAAAAGCTGGTGTTGCAAATATTCCGCCAGGAAGCGGCCAAAGCACAGGAAGTAGCCCGCAAAAAGCGTGAGGAACGCGAAGCACAAGAACGCCGGCGTCAGGAAGTGCTGCGCAAGAaaaaggaggaggaagaacAAAGCAAATCGGCGACCATTACCGAGCTGACGGATGAGGAGGCAGAACAGCTGCAGAAGGAGCTCGATGCGAAAAA ACAAAGCGAAAGTGAACCACCGGCAAAGAAAGCGACAACGGCTGATGAgagtaaagcaaacaaagacaCTAAAGCGGACAGTGATACGGAGGATGTGGAACCGGGCGATGAAGGTAAGCTAAAACCAAACCGAGGCAATGGGTGCGATCTGGAGAAATATAACTGGACACAGACACTGCAGGAAATTGAG TTGCGCGTTCCGTTCGATGTAAAGTATACCTTAAAAGCGAAAGATGTCGTTGTGAACATGCAGCGAAAAACGCTCAAAGTAGGCCTGAAAGGCCATCCGCCCGTCATCGATGGGGAGCTATGTTCGGAGATCAAAATCGAAGACTCGCTGTGGCATCTGGATAAAAACACGGTCGTACTAACGTTCGAAAAGATCAACCAAATGAACTGGTGGGACCGGCTGGTGTCTACCGATCCGCCCATTAACACGAGAAAAATCAATCCCGAATCATCGAAACTGTCCGATCTGGACGGTTCGACGCGCAGTATGGTGGAAAAGATGATGTACGACCAGCGGCAGAAGGAGATGGGTCTGCCGACGAGTGACGAGCAGAAGAAGCAGGATATGTTGAAAAA GTTCATGGAACAACATCCTGAGATGGACTTTTCCAAGTGTAAATTTACCTAA
- the LOC118510317 gene encoding uncharacterized protein LOC118510317 isoform X1, with protein MSNNVSNETIPEEEPTPETEPPFDENAEEKMTNSWEAARASLGSLSGSSSSANSSKTLNPKPKQKHHKYVPSSGPPALSSVVVPADLPLAATEPYDYFDTTVNANAIAERTNSLRRLRRAGYANRSFMYHGEYPIVDDGYGDDTGGGGGGGRLPYFVEPTYRSLEYDRRQRRRHSVHQLANFNPSSKLDDLRQRFDEYSSSAAVPRGAYYGYYTLDRHKKLPRQMAPSPLPPVAYGKAFSFGQSARYSGSRSLDRVLVEEEREQRKGPKRGSRSSQGSTDSNNSTHSASSGSLLLTVANLENFAKIHRKSTAGGSRGGGHHSKLDSDAGSRTLERYLSSTLDLVPHHPGTLGRRSRYNSNILLPHQAIDDGQHEHDDPNVHPADHAAIDYRKDAHHIVSSAIVPIDEISIDEGEGNDSERQLQLAGPNAAGASLVSPFRSLKGKDPDSVSVASSTHFTMVNGIGGPQRVIKTGICSSGHQITILIVTMSIIFMIGICSAVFLLEMRARDMPK; from the exons ATGACAAACAGTTGGGAGGCAGCTCGGGCTTCGCTAGGCTCCCTCTCTGGTAGCAGTAGTTCAGCAAATTCCAGCAAAACGCTCAACCCGAAACCGAAGCAAAAGCATCACAAGTATGTCCCATCGTCCGGACCACCTGCCCTGTCCAGTGTGGTGGTCCCAGCCGACCTACCACTAGCTGCCACCGAACCCTATGATTACTTCGATACCACCGTCAATGCCAATGCCATCGCGGAACGGACCAACAGTTTGCGGCGATTGCGAAGGGCCGGTTACGCCAACCGTAGCTTCATGTATCACGGCGAGTACCCGATCGTAGACGATGGGTACGGGGATGATacgggtggcggtggcggtggcggtcgGTTGCCATACTTTGTCGAACCGACCTACCGTTCGCTAGAGTACGACCGAAGGCAGCGCCGCCGACACAGTGTGCATCAGCTGGCTAACTTCAACCCTTCCTCGAAGCTGGACGATCTGAGGCAGCGGTTCGACGAGTACAGCTCGTCGGCCGCCGTGCCTAGGGGTGCATACTACGGCTACTACACGCTCGACCGCCACAAGAAGCTGCCGAGACAGATGGCACCGAGCCCGCTGCCACCGGTCGCGTACGGTAAGGCGTTCTCCTTCGGACAGAGCGCACGGTACAGCGGGagccgctcgctcgatcgtGTACTGGTGGAGGAAGAGCGCGAACAGCGCAAGGGACCGAAGCGAGGGTCCCGCTCGTCGCAGGGTTCCACCGATAGTAACAATAGTACACAT AGTGCATCATCCGGGTCGCTACTGCTGACGGTAGCAAACCTTGAGAACTTTGCCAAAATACATCGTAAGTCGACTGCCGGTGGAAGTAGAGGTGGTGGCCACCACTCCAAACTAGACAGCGATGCCGGCAGCCGAACACTTGAGCGATACCTCTCCTCGACGCTCGATCTGGTCCCGCACCATCCCGGTACGCTTGGGCGACGATCGCgctacaacagcaacatcctGCTACCGCATCAAGCGATCGACGACGGGCAGCACGAGCACGACGATCCAAACGTGCATCCGGCCGATCATGCCGCGATCGACTATCGCAAGGATGCGCATCACATTGTCAGCAGTGCGATCGTGCCGATCGATGAAATTTCCATCGACGAAGGTGAAGGCAATGATAGCGAGCGGCAGCTACAACTAGCCGGACCGAACGCTGCAGGTGCCAGTCTTGTTTCGCCATTCCGCTCACTGAAGGGCAAAGATCCGGATTCGGTGTCCGTTGCCAGCTCGACGCATTTTACCATGGTGAACGGGATCGGTGGACCGCAGCGTGTTATCAAGACGGGCATCTGTTCCAGTGGCCACCAGATCACGATACTGATCGTTACGATGAGCATCATCTTCATGATCGGGATCTGTTCGGCTGTTTTCCTGCTCGAAA TGCGTGCCAGGGATATGCCAAAGTAA
- the LOC118510317 gene encoding uncharacterized protein LOC118510317 isoform X2, which produces MSFNTFMQMTNSWEAARASLGSLSGSSSSANSSKTLNPKPKQKHHKYVPSSGPPALSSVVVPADLPLAATEPYDYFDTTVNANAIAERTNSLRRLRRAGYANRSFMYHGEYPIVDDGYGDDTGGGGGGGRLPYFVEPTYRSLEYDRRQRRRHSVHQLANFNPSSKLDDLRQRFDEYSSSAAVPRGAYYGYYTLDRHKKLPRQMAPSPLPPVAYGKAFSFGQSARYSGSRSLDRVLVEEEREQRKGPKRGSRSSQGSTDSNNSTHSASSGSLLLTVANLENFAKIHRKSTAGGSRGGGHHSKLDSDAGSRTLERYLSSTLDLVPHHPGTLGRRSRYNSNILLPHQAIDDGQHEHDDPNVHPADHAAIDYRKDAHHIVSSAIVPIDEISIDEGEGNDSERQLQLAGPNAAGASLVSPFRSLKGKDPDSVSVASSTHFTMVNGIGGPQRVIKTGICSSGHQITILIVTMSIIFMIGICSAVFLLEMRARDMPK; this is translated from the exons ATGACAAACAGTTGGGAGGCAGCTCGGGCTTCGCTAGGCTCCCTCTCTGGTAGCAGTAGTTCAGCAAATTCCAGCAAAACGCTCAACCCGAAACCGAAGCAAAAGCATCACAAGTATGTCCCATCGTCCGGACCACCTGCCCTGTCCAGTGTGGTGGTCCCAGCCGACCTACCACTAGCTGCCACCGAACCCTATGATTACTTCGATACCACCGTCAATGCCAATGCCATCGCGGAACGGACCAACAGTTTGCGGCGATTGCGAAGGGCCGGTTACGCCAACCGTAGCTTCATGTATCACGGCGAGTACCCGATCGTAGACGATGGGTACGGGGATGATacgggtggcggtggcggtggcggtcgGTTGCCATACTTTGTCGAACCGACCTACCGTTCGCTAGAGTACGACCGAAGGCAGCGCCGCCGACACAGTGTGCATCAGCTGGCTAACTTCAACCCTTCCTCGAAGCTGGACGATCTGAGGCAGCGGTTCGACGAGTACAGCTCGTCGGCCGCCGTGCCTAGGGGTGCATACTACGGCTACTACACGCTCGACCGCCACAAGAAGCTGCCGAGACAGATGGCACCGAGCCCGCTGCCACCGGTCGCGTACGGTAAGGCGTTCTCCTTCGGACAGAGCGCACGGTACAGCGGGagccgctcgctcgatcgtGTACTGGTGGAGGAAGAGCGCGAACAGCGCAAGGGACCGAAGCGAGGGTCCCGCTCGTCGCAGGGTTCCACCGATAGTAACAATAGTACACAT AGTGCATCATCCGGGTCGCTACTGCTGACGGTAGCAAACCTTGAGAACTTTGCCAAAATACATCGTAAGTCGACTGCCGGTGGAAGTAGAGGTGGTGGCCACCACTCCAAACTAGACAGCGATGCCGGCAGCCGAACACTTGAGCGATACCTCTCCTCGACGCTCGATCTGGTCCCGCACCATCCCGGTACGCTTGGGCGACGATCGCgctacaacagcaacatcctGCTACCGCATCAAGCGATCGACGACGGGCAGCACGAGCACGACGATCCAAACGTGCATCCGGCCGATCATGCCGCGATCGACTATCGCAAGGATGCGCATCACATTGTCAGCAGTGCGATCGTGCCGATCGATGAAATTTCCATCGACGAAGGTGAAGGCAATGATAGCGAGCGGCAGCTACAACTAGCCGGACCGAACGCTGCAGGTGCCAGTCTTGTTTCGCCATTCCGCTCACTGAAGGGCAAAGATCCGGATTCGGTGTCCGTTGCCAGCTCGACGCATTTTACCATGGTGAACGGGATCGGTGGACCGCAGCGTGTTATCAAGACGGGCATCTGTTCCAGTGGCCACCAGATCACGATACTGATCGTTACGATGAGCATCATCTTCATGATCGGGATCTGTTCGGCTGTTTTCCTGCTCGAAA TGCGTGCCAGGGATATGCCAAAGTAA